In Selenomonas dianae, a genomic segment contains:
- a CDS encoding phosphopantetheine-binding protein has product MNEIRPYEEITETTELIQSGILDSLAILHLAAQLENAFDVEIADEALTAVNFANADAISELVRKSKMA; this is encoded by the coding sequence ATGAACGAGATCCGACCCTATGAAGAAATAACGGAAACGACCGAGCTAATCCAAAGTGGTATTTTGGATTCCCTTGCAATTCTTCATTTGGCCGCACAGTTGGAGAATGCGTTTGATGTTGAAATTGCCGATGAGGCGTTGACGGCGGTCAACTTTGCCAATGCAGATGCTATTTCGGAACTGGTAAGGAAAAGCAAAATGGCTTGA